CAGTTGGTATTGCGTTCCTTGCCGCGCGGCTTCAGGCGCACGAGCAGCCATTCGCCCTTCATCCGTTCGCCATCGAGTACGAAGTGCAAATGCCCCTTCTCAAGATCGGCGGCCGACTTGCCGGGCAGCGGCGCCCAGCTACCATCGTCCCACAGCATGACCGTACCGCCGCCATATTCCTTCGCCGGAATCGTGCCTTCGAAATCGGCATAGCTGAGCGGATGGTCCTCGGTCTGCACCGCGAGCCGCTTGTCGGCCGGATCGAGGCTGGGGCCGCGCGTGACGGCCCAGCTTTTCATCACTCCGTCCACTTCCAGCCGCAGATCCCAATGCAGCCGGGTCGCATCATGCTTCTGCACCATGAACCGGTTGCCCTTGCCCGGCGCAAGAATGCCCTGAGGCTCGCGGGTCTTCGCGAAATCCCGCTTGGAATTATAGGTGGCGAGGGGATCGGCGCGCACCATCACGCACGCTTTTTCGCCGGGGGTTTCGCGGCCGCCCTGGCCGGTTTCTTCTTCGCCGGGGTCCCCGCCGCGGGCTTCTCGACCGATTTCTTCAGCGCCGCCATCAGATCGACCACGTTCGAGCCAGACCGGGCGCGGCCGTCATCCTTGTCCTCGATGATCTTGCGGCCCGATTTCGACTTCTGCTTGCGCGCAATCAGGTCGCGCAACGCGTCGACATAACGATCGTGAAACTGGGCGGGGTCGAACCGGTGCGTCTTCTTCTCGATCAGCGTGGTGGCGAGATCGAGCAGATCGGCATCGGGCTTGTCGTCGGGGATGTCGCGAAAATAACTCTGGGCCTTGTTGACCTCATCGGCATAGCGCAGCGTTTCCAATACCATCCCCCGCCCGCAGGGCTTGAGGCTGACGACATATTCTCGCCCGCGCATCGCGAGTTGGCCCAATCCCACCTTCTTCGATTGGCGGAGCGCCTCGCGGAGAACGATGAATGCCTCCTCCGCCAGATCGTCCGCCGGCACGACGAAAT
The sequence above is drawn from the Sphingomonas sp. G-3-2-10 genome and encodes:
- a CDS encoding Ku protein, encoding MAARAYWQGQIRLALVSIPVEIYAATKSGAQIAFHQVHEPSGKRVKYEKVVPGLGAIDTDEIVKGYPVDKDHYVLLDQAEIDAVKLDSKKTLELTQFVDADEIDVLYYERPYFVVPADDLAEEAFIVLREALRQSKKVGLGQLAMRGREYVVSLKPCGRGMVLETLRYADEVNKAQSYFRDIPDDKPDADLLDLATTLIEKKTHRFDPAQFHDRYVDALRDLIARKQKSKSGRKIIEDKDDGRARSGSNVVDLMAALKKSVEKPAAGTPAKKKPARAAAKPPAKKRA